From the genome of Lutzomyia longipalpis isolate SR_M1_2022 chromosome 2, ASM2433408v1, one region includes:
- the LOC129791344 gene encoding uncharacterized protein LOC129791344, with product MNRITLGFGAFVAMLLLTEAYPIFGTKRYHRASSIPLQLNPIPIYTAVPQYYDYSPYEAQYQAYGLPIYHGEYKPTQYYYAQGPSYSYYDDRGEDAPNPMDHLHEEMLQEDERERFHENSLPIGQETWYAEPAARQPDSLANANAAFLRNLIAYNSQMNAAAAAPEQNDDGEFEEYSDFSDGGGYFDSPQVDTYSGNFNPYEASQRLNGNLHEDEDDDVQELKHLAYEKEHQNPHATIHKSLPTKHQPAPVQDSWRHGNEAAFHQYDSDPEYEDEWINWDSKRSVLPIKQKDVGSILAFSDRKPSNLVAKHKEGSTVAPPVVTPNAKEGKSGQKEVVLPRPATPVNQPFTASAMKYLKQQADVASSPKEENSKDTTKRSPGKGKQSVYDTIKHLIAMEHSLEESAQKEQQQLNRLKKRFVTNEESLVQQLDGLKRMAA from the coding sequence ATGAATCGGATTACTTTGGGATTTGGAGCTTTCGTAGCGATGCTCCTCCTCACAGAGGCATACCCAATTTTCGGTACAAAGCGCTACCATCGTGCGAGTAGCATCCCATTGCAACTGAATCCAATTCCCATTTACACAGCTGTACCCCAGTACTATGACTACAGCCCCTATGAGGCACAATACCAAGCCTATGGACTCCCCATTTACCATGGTGAGTACAAGCCAACACAGTACTACTACGCCCAAGGCCCAAGCTACAGCTACTACGACGATCGTGGGGAAGATGCACCAAATCCAATGGATCACCTTCATGAGGAGATGCTGCAGGAAGATGAGCGTGAGCGCTTCCATGAGAATAGTCTACCAATTGGGCAGGAGACGTGGTATGCGGAGCCAGCAGCACGTCAGCCAGATTCCCTGGCAAATGCCAATGCTGCCTTCCTCAGGAATCTCATTGCCTACAATAGTCAAATgaatgctgctgctgctgctccgGAGCAGAATGACGATGGGGAATTCGAGGAGTACAGTGACTTTAGCGATGGCGGTGGGTACTTTGACTCCCCCCAGGTAGACACATACAGTGGCAATTTCAACCCCTACGAAGCATCGCAGCGACTCAATGGGAATTTGCATGAAGATGAGGATGATGATGTGCAAGAACTCAAGCATTTAGCATACGAGAAGGAACACCAAAATCCCCATGCAACAATTCACAAATCCCTCCCGACAAAACACCAGCCAGCTCCTGTCCAAGATTCCTGGCGTCATGGTAATGAAGCTGCATTCCATCAGTACGACTCAGACCCAGAGTACGAAGATGAGTGGATTAATTGGGATAGTAAGAGGAGTGTTTTGCCCATAAAGCAGAAAGATGTGGGCTCGATTCTTGCGTTCAGTGACCGGAAACCATCGAATTTGGTGGCAAAGCACAAGGAGGGTTCCACTGTGGCACCCCCTGTGGTCACACCCAATGCGAAGGAAGGTAAAAGTGGACAGAAGGAGGTTGTACTCCCACGACCAGCTACACCCGTTAATCAACCCTTCACAGCGAGTGCCATGAAGTACCTCAAGCAGCAGGCAGATGTTGCATCATCCCCCAAAGAGGAGAATTCAAAGGACACCACAAAGAGGTCACCGGGCAAAGGGAAGCAGTCTGTGTACGATACCATAAAGCATCTAATAGCCATGGAGCATAGTCTAGAGGAG